The nucleotide window AACAAGCCCAGTGTTGTATTACAGGTTTATTAGAGTACAGTTTTTGTTTCCACTGTGTTGTTGTATTAACCCATACTTTTACAAATCTTTAGAACACAACCTTAAGGCTAATCTACATGggtatctttcttttttaaacaaaaaaaatcactctgttGCCAAAAAAATACCCCCTGGAGTTAATTgaaaaattctacattttaatttCAACTGTGTATGGAGTGGAAACATTTATTGCAGTGTAAAATTTAGGATGGtaaatttctgtgtttttaatccTCCTGTCATAACCAGTGTGCAGTAGTGTGCAGACTATCCAACATACATTTACCAGTGAATGTTTGGAGTTTGGTGTTAAAGTGCTCATACATACTAGATGGGTCTCTAAGTGTGTACATTTTTGAGTGGTTCAGGAGGAAATATGTTCAAGGAACACACTTACTAATGCCCATATGATTAGGGTATACAGCAATCAAACTAAAAAATAGAGATGACAAATGCGGATTAGACACAGAGGAAGACATAGGGAGTCCTGACTTTACACAAAGTCCTGCAGCCAGCTCATCCCTAAGGGAAATTttactggacttttttttttcggGGAGCTGGCCTAGGAAGCAGTAACATTAAGTCGGGGAGTATCAGAATGATCCTATGGCCTAACAGTGGTGTGTTTATCATAAATATGATTGGCCAAAATTACAAGTCCTTggcaagaaaaatgaaaactgattCTGACTATAAAATGGCTTTGGTCATGGGGCAATGGTTGTATTTGGATGTGTATGTAGAGCCCTTTGGTCTGTGGTCTCCTGGTTGCTGTATCAGAAATCAGCTAGATCTTTAATGTCTGGCTTACCAATGGGTATGCTGAGTGATTGGCTCAGACTTGGTATGGTCATTTATAAATCTGTCACTGTGtacatgcctttaaaaaaaaaaaaaaaaagtatattatctcatatgagttttttatttttttttattagataacaGTTCAGTCATGTCAGAGGCAGATACAGAACTGGCAACAGACCGGACTAATGGGAAACACAGCCCTGGTAGTGTTGCTTTAAGCCCAGTGGAGCTGATTGATAAAATAGGAGATGAGGATTCCCTGAGCTCTGCACGGTCCACTTTACAGAGGTGAGTAACTATGTCAATTTCAGGTTCTGTACATAtgcaagtagtttttttttttttaaatcactgtgccagtaaaataaaaactgaatgcaTATATTTCTCTTTTAGTGTTATTAGTGGAGTTGGGGAATTAGACCTGGGTAATGATCCAAGGAAAACATCGAAAGAGGCACCTTCCCCAAGTCCAGGGAATCTTGACAAACCATACCCAGATTGTCCATATCTTCTTCTGGATGTACGTGACAGAGATTGTTATGATCAGTGCCATGTTATTGGGGGTAAGTGTATGAACAAGATATTGCATACAGTTGTCATTGTcaactttttgtttattacaaaatgagAATGGACTATTTTAGTATAGGCATAGGGACCAGTTTATAAATGTTCTTACTGTTCACATCACAGGGTATTTTTTCCACATCTGTGCTGTGTGATGTGCAACCTGTTTATTATCTTAGGAATTGCTTCGTGGATAATATGATGTCCATGAAATCTTTGAGACTAGAATAAATGGGCACAGTTTTACTTTGTTTGGTTAATTTGCACTGCCTTTTACATGTCTTAGATGGTGAAGTTGTAGCAGCAGGGAAACGGAGCACAGTCTTTACCTTCTTATAAAATGCATGATAGAATTTTATgcgtggtaaaaaaaatgtgaagagtTACAAAATGAGACAATTTAAGTACCACAAAGCGTCAAAACAAAGATATTTAGAAAGTGTGCAAAAACAGTGCTGTGAGTTTGTGAAATTCTGTTCAGCAATGTTTTCTAAACTAAAAATAGGAAAAGCTCTGTAGTTTTTAAAGTATTGCACAGTTGACTGTCCTATACAAACTCTATGGAGTTGCTATAAGAAACAATGCAGAGTAGGTAAATaattctaattttgttttattacactaGAACAGTAGTggaagaaagggaagaaagagTGAAGTCCGAGATCAGTTGTAAATTTATATTGGTGTTAAGCATTTTTAAGATGGCGTATCTTGTAACAATCCCTAGTTGTGGTAGACGTCATGGTAATCCAGGTTAGAAATACTTTTGTACCTAAAGGGCCATTTACAGGTAACTCGAAGCCTCTGTGACTAAAGTCTAATGTTTGTCCCCCTCAAGAAAGTCCTTTTGTCGTGCCTAAGTTTATGTCCATTAAAATAACTAGGAAACGATAAGGATATGGCTTATTTCCTGTCATCAACAGGATACCAACATAAATTTGTAATCATGACAATGGCCAGTGTGTGttttctgtgtgtattttttctttttgttactgtATGCCTTTTTGTAGAATCTTCtcatgtacctttttttttcttttcttttcttgcagcATATCACTATCCCACTGCAATGCTATCCAGGACTATGAATCCCTTCACACAAGAAATTTTGAATTTTGTATCCATTTTATTGTtacttctgtttttgtttcagaACCCTAATCTTCAGATGACCATAGACAGACATGTATCAGAATAAAAGACATGTATATATCTGGTGTCACCATGACTCCATATGAGGCTCTACCTGGGTTGCCATCAGGTGGGGACAACAGGGACTGCTGTATTGGGCTCTGTCAAAACAGGGGCCCAGCAGCTACCAAACAAAGTCTGTGCTTTAATCCCCCTTCCTGTCCCATTGCTTAGTGCAGAGAGTGTTGAGACTgagatgtatatatttgtatcttttcCTAATTGTGTATCTTTCTCTTTCTAAACCTCATCAGAATTGATAGGCTGCAGGGTCACTAATAGCTCATTAATTGTCATGTAGTTAAATCTTTGTTGCCCACAAAGAGCCCTGGTGTGCCAGGGCTTAGATTTGTATAAGGGTAGATTCTGACCTCTGACAGGAGCCAGCAATCCTGTGCATCAcctagtgcagtgtttttcaaccttttttgagccacggcacattttttacattaaaaaaatcctgcggcacaccacaaatcaaaagtgttacaaaattacactttgtagctaattctcacctctaaaaataaacaaagcgcttgagctacctactgccacccactgacatggaagagtattacattactctgccagtcactacagcacaggcactcgacgatgataattggataattttccacggtacacctgaagatctctcacggcacactagtgtgccacggaacagtggttgaaaatcactgacctAGTGGATGCCACCTTTCCAGCCATCAGCACTTGCACTGCAGGacttgtttttaaagaaccagcgtttGCTGGTTTGACAACAGGTGGCGCTCACAGCCCCTCCcatctctattgggctgctgttGAGAGTTGCTACATGTATCATATAGCCTCCAAAGCAGAGGTTCACAGGTCTGAGGAATGGGTAACTGCAGCACAGCTTCACCACTAGTCTACACAAAGCCTAGGGTTTAGTTCAAATTAGCCCTTCACTGCTtaaaatttgttcaaaaaatgGTAACATTGCAACAAGTAGTtcagtttttttcccaatgttttttttttttttttgcagtctctATGCCCCTAAAAATGATTACACTCTTTGCAAAATATGGGACAATACAAATTAGGgccaaagaaatataaaagcaaacattattttGCCTCAAataaggaaaagcaaaatatttggtGGCAATTGATAATTGCTTTTTAGGACAGGGATGATTGTTTTCTCCTGCCATATGCTTAGATATGACAAAAGGGGTAAAGGGGCCCTAGTGACCGCTTTAGTCAGCCCATCTTTATTCAGCTtatgactatttttttatatttttcctgtaGGGTGATATCTCTTCCTTTCCTGTCCCAGTGGTGTCACCAGGAAAGGAAGACCGATCTTCCCagtacagaaaaagaataaagaaagaaacgtaaaactttttcacattctggaaaaaaaaaagttttagataaatttaagaattttaagtttaatgatgaaaaaaagcaaacagtaaaACAGCTTATCGGAAATTCTTGTTCATGccaaattttatattataatatttgtatctCTAACAATAGTCTAGCAGGACACATTGCTTGTAACAATTGCATATCCTTTGGTTAACCTATGGCTCCACACTTGGAAATGTTTCCCTTAACTTGTATGTAGAAAAATGCACAAGGCAAAATCATTATTCTTTATGATGAAGACGAGAGGATAGCCAGTCTGGCAGCCACAACCATCTGTGAAAGAGGATTTGAAAATCTCTTTATGCTTTCTGGAGGTAaggaattattttacatttggaaaatCCCAAACAAGTTTCAAATGTATGTCATTGTGGAGAGGGTTTAAGTAGGGATAATCGGGTAATGCATGTTAACTGGTTTGTGTAACTTCTGCATATTCTGATCTCAAAACATCTCTGCCCCCAACCCTCATGTTTTACATACGTATCACAACAAATCTGCTTAATGATGTCACCTACCATGCATCTTTGCTGGGAAGAGATGGCCCAGAGATGTAACAAAAATCACATACTGATTGGTTGCTGTCTGTTCTATGTAATATAAGGCTCTTAAAGACATGGGTTCAGCCATGGTGTGTGTGGCCTGAATATTAGGTGAACAGTATTCAGGTGTTTAAGAGTGTCAGTAGTGGTTATCATATGATAAAGATATTTATAGAACTGAGTGCCAACCCTTGTTTGATgaataagaaaaaagaataaaaagagaaagcaggCTCTTTCTAGGCTcaaaaaagtatattgtatttgtaaattagACATCATTTGTATGGCAAGAAGTATGGCTCTAGACATCATTTGTATGGCAAAAAGTTTACTTGATTGGCTAGTATATATTTGctattgtttattgaattttcaaatacaatatacttttttgttcCTAGGAAGACCCTGCCTTCTCTGTTTATTCGTATTTCTTATTAAgtgaacagatttgttttttattgcaatttccCAGCACCTTCATTACCTCAAAAGTCCTACCAGTCAGGATACTTCAGTCCTTGGATTCAAATTACGACTTTAGCAAGCATTCTTTTTTTGGCATGTGTCattaattttccttttcattGGCTCTTGCTTAAATACCAGCCATTATAACAAAATGTTGGGCCTTTTGCCTGTTAAATCCCAGGCAGTTTAATTGCACTGCTGATGTGggtaatggaaaaaaacattcaattacaTTTCTAGGCTTCAGGGGTGATGGTTGGGCAGTGGATTTGTGAAACCATTGTTTTCTGTCATCATGATAACAACTCTATTATTTTTGTCACAGAATTGCTAGGAAAATGCTTGTCAATACAGACATTAAAGTGTCCTTACTCCTTTTTGATGATGAGTTTCCTGTCATGTCCAGAAACTCCCGTAAAGCTAATGTGTATTTAACCACCATGGCCACTATCAGTTTGTGCATTACTTGGAGatgtaattataaataaagtgtattaaGATATTTAAACACAGGGGATGCTATTGTTGTATTCTGTGCTCCGAAGAAAGCATTAGGATTTTGTTGCTTTTACGAGCACGGAACATTGCTAACTGCCATGCCAGActccatgggtctgatttattaaatctttacaagactggagatgattCACTTtctcagcgaagctgggtgatccagcaaacctggaatggatttcttaagtcaattgctatttgttagcaaacattttcaatcctggacaagatccattgcaggtttgctggatcacccaggttcactgatgaaagtgtatcttccccagtcttggagagctttattaaatcagggccaatgtacaGTATAACTAGTATCTAGTGCTGCTTGCATGCTATCTATATATTCTACTGCAGGACGTAATTCCTTCTGTTTATttgaagtattatttttttaagtgagaATAGTTAACAACTAAATTTGCATAAGGATTTTCAGAAATCCCTGAAAGAATTCCATCCAATGCTATGCTTGAGAGCAGAGCAAACTTTCTTTATTACCTGCCTAATATCCACATAGttaattatactttttaatttGGTTCTTTTAAACTGTTATCGGTTTTCTACAGGTTTAAAAGTTATTGCACAAAAGTTCCCAGAAGGCCTTACAACTGGCTCATTCCCAGTCTCCTGTGTAACTCAGCCAGTCCAGCCTAAGTCTGCACGAAAGCATACCACACCAAGGCAACCATTCTTACCAGCTGAAAACAAATGGAGATTTTCAAGGCAAGATTTGGAGAAAATAGAGCAATTTCTGGAGAAAACCCTCATTCCCCCAAACACTGCAAGTAAGTATTaattctattagaaaaaaaatggatgtacTCATCTAGGTGAGATTGTCATTTTCTAAAATGCAGTAGTGTTTTCTGTCCACTACAGCAGATTGTGGTGCTTTCCTTTTCAGGTTAGGGGGGAGCAGAAATTTCTACTGTTAAgaacaaatgtatgcaaatgcTTGTAGAACCCTCCCCTCCCCGTTGGTTATGACTTTATATTGTTCTGAAGAAagatcagcaataaaaaaaactgtgaaatacAGGCAAATCACCATTCTAACTTCATCCAGTAATATTTTAATACCTTTTACAGTTAACCTGCAGAGAATTGTTTTTAACAGTtatatttttacaagaaaatgaTGTAGGCTCTTCCACTTtccaaacaacattttatttcaagCTCAGTCGGTCTGAAAATTGTCTCGGAGTCTTTATGTCATTCTCCCTTTTTACTACAAGGAATCTAAGGGGAGGCTGGATTGTGGCAACTACCTTCTATCTTTAATTTTGGTATACCTCTTTCTCTTCTTCAGGTCGTTTCAGCCGATTATCCACTGGAAGATCAGAGTCAAAAAGCTCCTACTCGAGAAACAGCCACATTCCATCTTCTGCCAGCTCTGTCAGCTCTCGATCGGTCCGGAGCATCAGTCCTCAAAGCAAACCCTGGAAATGATTCATTTTCAATCTCACTAATAAACAGTTATCCCTATTCACTCCCTCATCTACTTCTCTAGTACAGAATTTCTTTTTCATGCTACAGCAGTATTGCTAGCTAGGGGATCTTTGGCGACAAGCTAAAAGGCATAGAATGTTGTTTACAGGTTATTCACCATTAACTGTGTAGAAATTTCAATTTAAAGGTGGTTTATTTGTATTGGTTTCTTCTTTGTGTTACATATAGTTGAGCAGAAGACTCTTTGGTGACTTATTCAATCTTTACTATTGAACCTGATGTTACAAAACAgacaaaatttgcaaaattattttagattGCTTACAATGTTTTCCTAACTGCCCACTGAAAACTATAATGCTTAATCTCTAGTTTGTCCCAAATTTGtgattgtgtttgttttcttttatattgtgatgTTGAGTAGCATGTCTAAACCTATAATGGGCACATTCCAGGTCTGGTCAGTCTAAGAGTGTTTGTTACTGCAGTGCTTTAAATGTTATCTGAGTCTAGACTTTATGGAACTATTGCAGGAATCATTTTTTCTAACCAGGTAATTGTGCAGTTTGGAGCActatattgaaaacaaattgtGCTGGACAAAGAAAATCTCCCTGCTGCATCATGTCTGAATGTGTTAACTGTACAAAAAAACGTATAGGGTATCAATTAACTCAAAACAAAATTTtccatttctgtaaaatattaccaTGCAGTAGAAGTGGGTGGGTGGTAATTATTAAAGAGATAGCTCCAGTAAAGCCCACAAGACAAAAAGGTTAGCCTAGTGGGAAGCTGACATCCCTAGATCCCTAAATCATGAAAAactaagtatttgtttttaattaatactattaatatttttttttaaatgtttcaagaTAGATTTCTCTTTAGAGCTATACATTCCATTTACTAGTTTTAGCAATCACATGACACCAGCTTGTGTAACTTAAACCATCCCTTTAGATTTAGAGCAACCAGTATACATAGATCCAATTCCTTGTGGACACCTCAGGAACTCCTATTACAGCCAATACTTAACTAGGGTCTACTACACttgccaaatatattttatgtatttaggaATCCCTGTGTCCAATGCTGACATAAATATTCTTATTTCCTAAATGAATTCGGTTGAGTCACTTTTTGATGATGTATTTTAGCAAAGGAAAGGGAATGCTGTTACCTGTATCAGCCAACCAAGTATTGGGTTTAAACTAGTAAAATAAAGCATGGGACACGTGCAAACAATGGAAGTTTTATAAATTAGACCCACAGTGTATTTTACtaggatatattttaaataaatagagtttatttaggtagttttatttatttattataaggaaAAGCATGTATTATGGTTTTACTTGATGATCTTTTACCAGTTGTTACTTGCCTGTTTTTTCTACAGAACTTGTGATATTATTACTGTTTAGCATGACAGTGTACggacattttctgtaaaaaagtgcaaaacgTATACACAACTGTCGGTaatccacagcaaccaattaGTGATAAGCAATTAGC belongs to Pyxicephalus adspersus chromosome 2, UCB_Pads_2.0, whole genome shotgun sequence and includes:
- the CEP41 gene encoding centrosomal protein of 41 kDa yields the protein MSSRRNIGDAEILKKRIPQNPKYQHIKTRLNTGSSMTKYLERIEEIKKNYRYKKDELFKRIKVTTFAQLVVQVASVSEESDAEITSEELRRLEDNSSVMSEADTELATDRTNGKHSPGSVALSPVELIDKIGDEDSLSSARSTLQSVISGVGELDLGNDPRKTSKEAPSPSPGNLDKPYPDCPYLLLDVRDRDCYDQCHVIGAYHYPTAMLSRTMNPFTQEILNFKNAQGKIIILYDEDERIASLAATTICERGFENLFMLSGGLKVIAQKFPEGLTTGSFPVSCVTQPVQPKSARKHTTPRQPFLPAENKWRFSRQDLEKIEQFLEKTLIPPNTASRFSRLSTGRSESKSSYSRNSHIPSSASSVSSRSVRSISPQSKPWK